The following proteins are encoded in a genomic region of Amblyraja radiata isolate CabotCenter1 chromosome 19, sAmbRad1.1.pri, whole genome shotgun sequence:
- the wif1 gene encoding wnt inhibitory factor 1 — MGHSRALARVVNLCLSVKLLILLSEASPAEGSLNMWIDAQQARVLIGFEEDILIVSDGKMAPFTHDFRKAQQRMPAIPVNIQAINFTWQATGQAVYFYEFQSLRSLDKDVMGDPTVNIPMRATISHKATVVQIGFPCLGGQDGVAAFEVTVVIMDAEGNVVLRTPHNAIFFKTCQRAKCPGGCRNGGYCTERQVCECPDGFYGPHCEKALCVPRCLNGGLCVSPGLCICPPGYFGINCDKANCTSTCYNGGTCFHPNKCICPPGFEGDLCENSKCRQPCRNGGKCTGRNKCKCIKGYQGDLCSKPVCEPHCGAHGSCIEPNKCECREGWHGRHCNKRYGASLMKTLRSAGFKHRQHPILPKENVESHIPPDSNYIW; from the exons ATGGGGCACTCCCGGGCACTGGcgcgggtggtgaacctgtgcctTTCGGTGAAACTTCTCATCTTGCTGAGCGAAGCGAGCCCTGCTGAAGGCAGCCTCAACATGTGGATAGATGCTCAACAAGCCAGAGTCCTCATAG GTTTTGAAGAGGATATTCTTATCGTCTCCGACGGTAAAATGGCTCCGTTCACTCACGATTTCAGGAAAGCACAGCAGAGAATGCCAGCTATTCCAGTCAATATCCAGGCCATCAATTTCACCTGGCAAGCTACGGGACAG GCTGTGTATTTTTATGAATTTCAATCTCTTCGGTCACTGGATAAAGATGTGATGGGAGACCCAACTGTGAACATTCCAATGCGGGCAACCATCTCACACAAGGCCACAG TTGTGCAGATTGGATTTCCTTGTCTTGGTGGCCAGGATGGGGTAGCAGCTTTTGAAGTCACTGTGGTTATTATGGATGCTGAAGGAAATGTTGTACTTCGAACCCCTCACAATGCAATATTCTTCAAAACTTGCCAAAGAG CCAAATGCCCAGGGGGATGTCGCAATGGAGGCTACTGCACAGAGAGGCAGGTTTGTGAGTGCCCTGATGGATTCTATGGACCGCATTGTGAAAAAG CTCTGTGCGTCCCCAGATGTCTGAATGGAGGACTGTGTGTCAGTCCAGGATTGTGCATCTGTCCTCCTGGATACTTTGGTATTAATTGTGATAAAG CAAACTGTACCTCAACCTGTTACAATGGTGGAACCTGTTTCCATCCAAACAAATGCATCTGCCCTCCAGGATTTGAAGGGGATCTGTGTGAAAACA GTAAATGTCGACAGCCCTGCAGAAACGGAGGGAAATGCACTGGGAGAAACAAATGCAAATGCATTAAAGGTTACCAAGGTGACCTGTGTTCTAAGC CTGTTTGTGAACCTCACTGTGGAGCACATGGATCCTGCATTGAGCCCAACAAATGTGAATGTAGGGAAGGCTGGCACGGACGACATTGTAATAAGA gatatggAGCCAGTCTAATGAAGACCCTGAGGTCAGCGGGCTTcaagcacagacagcatccgatttTACCCAAGGAGAATGTTGAGAGTCACATACCACCCGACTCTAATTACATTTGGTAA